The nucleotide sequence AAAAAAACTTGCTTTTTATAAAAAATATAATATAATTATATTAAATAGTAGTTTATAAATAAGTATATTTTATTAAGGAGAGTGGTTTTTTATGTTCGCTTATCTACAAAAAATTGGTAAGGCTCTTATGGTTCCAGTAGCAGTTCTTCCAGCTGCAGCTATTCTTATGGGTATTGGTTATTGGATTGACCCTGTTGGTTGGGGAGGAAATAGCCAACTAGCAGCTTTTCTAATTAAAGCTGGAGCAGCTATTATTGATAATATGCCTATATTATTTGCTGTTGGTGTTGCTTTTGGACTTTCAAAAGATAAAAATGGTGCAGCAGCTCTTGCTGGATTAGTTGCTTTTGAAGTTGTTACTACTTTATTATCTATTGGTGCAGTTTCTCAAATGACAGGAGTACCAGCAGATCAAGTATCACCTGCATTTGGAAAAATTAACAATCAATTTGTAGGAATTTTATGTGGAGTTGTTGCAGGAGAATTATATAATAAATTCCATGGATTAGAACTTCCTAAATTTTTAGCATTCTTTAGTGGAAAAAGATTTGTACCAATTATAACATCAGTAGTAATGTTAGTTGTTTCATTCATATTATTATATGTTTGGCCAGTTATTTATTCAGCACTAGTTTCTTTTGGTATTGCTATTGCGAAATTAGGACCTATAGGAGCTGGAATTTATGGATTTTTCAATAGATTATTAATACCTGTTGGATTACACCATGCGTTAAACTCAGTATTCTGGTTTAACGTTGCTGGAATTAATGATATTGGTAGATTCTGGGGAGATCCTGCAGCAGCTTATAATGGATTACCAGAAGCTATTCAAGGAAGTTATCATGTAGGAATGTATCAAGCAGGATTCTTCCCAATTATGATGTTTGGATTATTAGGAGCTTGTTTAGCATTTATAACTACAGCGAAAACAGAAAATAAAGAAAAAATAAAATCAATAATGTTAGCAGCAGGATTTGCAAGTTTCTTTACAGGAGTAACAGAACCAATTGAATTTGCATTTATGTTTGTTGCACCACCATTATATTTATTACATGCAGTTTTAACAGGAATATCAGTATTTATAGCAGCATCATTTGATTGGATGGCAGGATTTGGATTCTCAGCAGGATTTGTTGATTTCTTCTTATCATTACGTAACCCAAATGCAAATAATCCATTTATGTTAATAGTATTAGGATTAGTATTCTTTGTAGTATACTTTGTAATATTTAGAGCAGTAATAGTTAAAGCAAACTTAAAAACTCCAGGAAGAGAAGAAGATGACGATACTGCAGTAATTAATGAATTCAAAGGAGAAGCTACATCTAATGCAAAATTAGCAGCAGCATTATTACCATTATTAGGAGGAGTAGAAAATATAGTTGTAATAGATAACTGTACAACAAGATTAAGATTAGAAGTTAAAGATTCTACAAAAGTGCAAGATAAAGAAATTAAAAAATTAGTACCTGGAGTATTAAAACCAAGTGCTACTGCAGTACAAGTAATAGTAGGACCACATGTAGAATTTGTAGCAACTGAATTAAAAAAATTAGTATAATTTAATAAAAGAA is from Fusobacterium sp. FSA-380-WT-3A and encodes:
- the nagE gene encoding N-acetylglucosamine-specific PTS transporter subunit IIBC, coding for MFAYLQKIGKALMVPVAVLPAAAILMGIGYWIDPVGWGGNSQLAAFLIKAGAAIIDNMPILFAVGVAFGLSKDKNGAAALAGLVAFEVVTTLLSIGAVSQMTGVPADQVSPAFGKINNQFVGILCGVVAGELYNKFHGLELPKFLAFFSGKRFVPIITSVVMLVVSFILLYVWPVIYSALVSFGIAIAKLGPIGAGIYGFFNRLLIPVGLHHALNSVFWFNVAGINDIGRFWGDPAAAYNGLPEAIQGSYHVGMYQAGFFPIMMFGLLGACLAFITTAKTENKEKIKSIMLAAGFASFFTGVTEPIEFAFMFVAPPLYLLHAVLTGISVFIAASFDWMAGFGFSAGFVDFFLSLRNPNANNPFMLIVLGLVFFVVYFVIFRAVIVKANLKTPGREEDDDTAVINEFKGEATSNAKLAAALLPLLGGVENIVVIDNCTTRLRLEVKDSTKVQDKEIKKLVPGVLKPSATAVQVIVGPHVEFVATELKKLV